The segment ACTCCGGTCAGAGATTCAAGCGTGCGGATGTTTCTTCCTTCGCGCCCGATGATTCTTCCCTTCATATCATCTCCTTCGATGTGAAAAACAGTCACGGAATTTTCTACAGCCGCTTCCGTAGGAATGCGCTGAATAGTTTGTATGATGATTTTCTTTGCTTCCTTGCTCGCGGTAAGTTTTGCTTCATCCATTTCATGCTTGATGAATGCCATGGCTTCGGTTTTCGCTTCGGCTTTTAACGATTCAATTAATTGCGCTTTCGCTTCTTCGCCTGAAATTCCAGCTACTGCTTCCAACTGCTGAATTTGTTTCTGCAATCCTTTATCGAGTTCAGATTTTTTCTTCTCGATAATTTCAAGTTGATTGTTCAGATTATTTTTTACCGTATCAAGTTCTCTTTCTTTCCGCTGAACCTGTTCGAGTTTCTGAGACATTTGTTGTTCTTTCTGTCTTGCCCGTTGCTCGAGCGCATTAATATTTTTATTTTTTTCATTCACAGCATGCTCATGGTCTGATTTCATCTGCAGAAATTTTTCTTTTGCCTGCAAAAGTTTTTCATTTTTAATTTTTTCGGCCTCCACTTCTGCTTCTTTTATTTTCAGTTGTCCTTTTTTTTGCAAACTGCCTTTCAGTAGTGTGTTTGCAATCAGGATTCCGATGAGAAGTCCGGCTATTGCTGCGCCTGCTATAAGTACTATCGTTATTGTGTCGAGATTCATAAAAATAGATTTGAGTGATATGTAAATAAAAATTCCCGCATTAATTCTTTTTCAGAACCAATACAGGAGAAATATTTTGAAATGCAGTTTACGCTTTCTCTAACTCTGCCGAAATAAATTTGTCCAGTTTTTCCAATCGCTCAATAGTTCCCTTATCATCTTTCTGAAGCGCATCTTTCGATTCCAGGTATTGCGGAACAAAATAAAGCGCAGTCATTGCGAGTAAATCGGTCCGGTCTTTTATGTCAAAGTTTTTTTCGAATTCAGAAACTTTTTCATTGATGAGTTTAACCGCTTTGCGAACGTTTTCTTCTTCATCACGTTCAATTGCCAGCGGGTAAATTCTTCCTGCCACCGAAACCTTTATGGACAATTTATCATTCATTATTTATTCAAAAGCGCAGTGCACTTGTCTACTTCCCGTATCAGTTCGTTGATTTTTAATTTTAGTTCGTGTGTGTTTTCGTTATTACCTGATATTGATTTTGAAAGTTTGAGGATTTTATTTTTGTCCTCCAACTCTTTTACTATTTGTTTTTGTTCTTCTATATTTTTTTTGAGTTCGTTATTGTTTTGTTTGAGTGCCGAAAGTTCTTTTGAAGTTTGGCGATGCAAATCTACTAACTTTTCTACTTTCTTTTCCAAGTTGGAAACTAAGGATTTAATATCGCTCATCTTTTCAAAAAATCTTTGTTCACAAAAATAACATTCAATTTGATTTGACAAGAATATTTATTGTTGTTTTGAACAAGAAATGAAAAAATCTTTCAGTTTTTATTATATTTATTTAACTGTATTTATGTTTCGGTTTTTTCTCCCTTTAGGGTCGGGGCTACTTTTTCTTTTTCTTTTTCTTCCTTTCAAATTAGGAAGCGCAATTATTTTTCAAGATTCTACTTTCCACAAACCTTCTCCGAAAAAATTTCCGCAGGGATATTTTGTTGAGCCCACCGATTCATCGCTGAAGATTGCAGGCAACTTCGGAGAAATCCGCCCGAATCATTTTCATGCCGGGCTTGATGTGAAAACAGGTGGAAGAGAAGGAACTTTTGTGCTTGCCGCTGCCGATGGATATGTTTCACGGATAAAAATTTCTGCGTTTGGCTATGGAAAATGTTTGTACATCACTCATCCGAATGGTTTTGTAACGGTGTATGCGCACTTGCAACGGCTCTATGGAAAACTTGCACAGTATCTCGAACTCGAGCAATACCGTTTGGAATCTTTTGAAGTGGATTTGACGGTTGATTCAACTTTGCTGAA is part of the Bacteroidota bacterium genome and harbors:
- a CDS encoding cell division protein ZapA; protein product: MNDKLSIKVSVAGRIYPLAIERDEEENVRKAVKLINEKVSEFEKNFDIKDRTDLLAMTALYFVPQYLESKDALQKDDKGTIERLEKLDKFISAELEKA